Genomic segment of Aulosira sp. FACHB-615:
CTGCTTTGCAAGAATTAGCTAGAAGATTCAAAAATGACCCTGAGACGCTGGTAATTCTCAAGAAACGCGCCATTGTTGATAAATCATCGAATGTCCGACAAGTGGCTGTACAGGAGTTAGCCAGGGGTTTTCAAGACCAACTTGATTTATTTGAATTATTTTATAACTGTGCTGTTAACGACCCCTTTACGCGGGAATATAGTTTTCAAGATAATCCCCGCCAAGTCGCACTAGAAGCCATTACCGAACAATATCCCCACTATCTACAGACATTACCATTGTTACGCGATCGCGCCACCAATGACCCAGATGAGCAGGTGCGGGAGTTGGCGAAGAAAAAGTTAGCTGATTTAGGCGAGAAATTTTCGTGATTGTTGAGATGGAAATTAGTATGAATCAAAAAGTAAAATAAATTTAACCCGCAGTAAAAATTCTTAGCAAAAGAATGAAACTACCAAATCTTGAACTCCAAACAATAGATCGAATTATTGAAATGGCTTGGGAAGATAGAACCCCATTTGAAGCCATTGAGGCACAGTTTGGACTGGAAGAAAAACAGGTAATTGCCTTAATGCGTCAGCAAATGAAACCATCTAGTTTTCGGATGTGGCGAGAACGAGTAACTCAACGCAAAACTAAACATTTAAATAAACGAGAATTTGTTGCCGGCAGATTTAAATCACAAAATCAAAAATGATGAATATGAATAACGATGTTGTAATTTTTTTGCTCAGTGCTGGGGCGCTAATTATATATTTAATTTTCTCGGCCTTGACCGAGATGGGGACAAAGCTACCTTGGAAGAAGTGAGCGATCGCTCATCTTATCCCATAAACTGTAGACAATGCTGCTACTCAATTACATCCTCAACTGTAAAAACTTTGCCGTCTACTGTTACTTGGTCGCTGGAAACTAATTTCCGTCCGCGACGGGTTTCGACTACCCCATTAACTTTCACATCACCATTAATAATCATTAGTTTGGCTTGTCCGCCAGTTGGGGCGATACCTAAAAACTTTAAAAACTGGTCGAGTTTAATCATCTGGCTACTTGTTGAATGTAGTTAGCACTGTACATCAACTTTATTTTATCGATGAGCTTAACGCTTGGTTGAAACAATTTTGATGAATATAGGAAATCTAGTTGTGTAGGTAGGGAGTAGGGAATGGGGAGTAGGGAGTAGTGAGTGTACTGATTTTTTTCATAAATCAAATATGAGTCCTATATGACACAAAATAATCTGAGTCAGTCCATAAGAGAAAACAGCAGCATCATCGGGTTTCATGCTCATATTTACTATGATCCCGAAACTCGTGATGTTGCTGCTCAAATCCGCGAAGAGTTAGGTACTAGATTTGAAGTTATTTTAGGACGTTGGCGGGATCAGCCAGTTGGGCCACATCCCAAATCTATGTATCAAGTCGCCTTTGCGCCAGATCAATTTCCCCAAGTTGTACCCTGGTTAATGTTGAACCGTAGGGGTTTAGATGTTCTCGTTCATCCTGAGACTGGTGATGATGTTACAGATCATACAGCCCATGCTTTATGGTTGGGAAATAAGCTGGAATTGAATATCCAAGTCTTGCAACGATAACGATTCAGATAATTAATGACGCTTGCGTGCTAAAGTTAGCCCATCTGCGATCGCAATCAAACTCAAGTCAATGCGATCGTCTTCAGCTAACTTGCTATTAAACTCACGAATAGCTGTGGTAGATGAGTCCTGTAGTTCTGGTTGCAGTACCCTTCCCGACCACAACACATTGTCAATCGCAATTAAACCACCAGGACGGACTAACTGTAACGCCAATTCGTAGTAACGATAATAATTTTCTTTGTCAGCATCAATAAAGGCAAAGTCAAAGGTTTCTGCTTGACCCTGTGCTAAAAGAGACTCTAAAGTTTCCGTCGCTGGCGCAAGTCGCAAGTCAATTTTATCTGCTACACCGACTTTTTCCCAATAACGCCGAGCCACAGATGTAAACTCTTCGCTCACATCACAGGCGATAATTTTGCCATCAGGTGGTAATGCTAACGCAACACTCAAAGAACTATAACCAGTAAAAACTCCTACTTCTAAAGTTTTTTTAGCACCAATTAATTTGACTAAGAACGCTAAAAACTGTCCTTGTTCCGGTGCAACCTGCATATTTGCACGGGGATGTTGAGCAGTTTCTTGTCGTAACTGTAAAAGTACTTCTGGTTCACGTAGAGAGACAGACAACAGATACTCATACAAATTTTGTGTCAGGTTCAGAGTTTTACCAGTAGACATATTTTTCTATCTTGTGTTTACTGCTGATTTGTGTGAATATTCTACCAAATTACTGTATGCCGCTCAATTTAGCGTAGTATTAATTATATTTATATTATTAGTGAGGTACAGACAAAAATAATTACCCGCAGATAAATTAGGATCTCAGCAGGCGAGGAGATAGTATAGCAGTCTTGTTTGATATGGGAACAAGGGAGACAAGGGAGACAAGGGAGAGAAACGCCAATTTATTGGATAAAAAATATGCAGTCATTAGAGACATTTAAGACGCATCGACTGTTAGCTGAGAGGCTGCAATTTCAACATTTAAATGAATTAAATCGGATGCACCAAAACAAACAAGTTATGGCAACTTTAGGTGGTGTACGTTCTGATGAAGAAACAAGGCTATTTATTTTCAATAACTTACATCATTGGCAGCGTTATGGATATGGGTTATGGGTATTTAGAGATAAAATTAATCATCAATTTGTCGGGCGGGCTGGTCTTCGTAATACTGAGATAGATGGAATTAATGAAGTTGAACTCGCCTATGCTCTGATGGCTAAATTTTGGGGACAAGGTTTAGCTACCGAAATGGGTGAGAAAATCTTGCAAATTGGTTTTGAAATCTTAAATTTACAAGAAGTTGTTTGCTTTACCCTAACCACAAATCAAGCTTCGCAAAGAGTGATGGAAAAGTTAGGTTTTAAGTATGAGCGGGAAATGATTTATGCTAATCTACCTCATTTATTTTATCGGTTTAAAGCTTGATAATTAAGCAAAAAATATAATATTATAAACTAAATTTACCACCTAAGTAAAATGCCTTTTAAAGAAAACTTTAATAATGCCAATGCCATAACTATCGGAGCTAGTCAAGGCATTGGGTTGGGTTTTGTTAAACAATTGATTCAAGATATAAGAGTTAACAAAATTTACGCCACATATCGGCAAGAAGAAACTGCTCAAGAATTACTAGATTTAACTGAGGAATATCCTGATAAATTAACTTCCCTACAGATGGATATTACTGATGAATCACAGATTGTTACAGTGGTCAAAAATATCAGCGCCCAAATCAATAAGCTGCACTTAGTAATTAACTGTGTTGGACTGTTACACGAAGGTGATTTACAACCAGAAAAAAGCTTAAAACATATTAATCCAGAAAATTTACTACGCTACTTTCAAATTAACAGTATTGGTGCGGTGTTATTAGCTAAACATTTACTACCTTTATTTCGTCATCCAGAACCCAGTGTGTTTGCTTCTATATCGGCAAAAGTGGGCAGCATTGGCGATAATCAACTAGGTGGATGGTATGGTTATCGTGCTTCTAAAGCGGCGCTGAATATGTTGATGCGAACAACTGCAATTGAGTATGGTAGAAGTTCTCCTCAAACTTTAGTTATCACTTTACATCCAGGAACAACCGATACACGTCTTTCTCGTCCATTTCAGCGCAATGTACCCCCAGAAAAATTATTTTCTGTAGAACGTACTGTAAGTCAATTATTAACTGTAATTGAAAAATTAGAACCAGGTGATAGCGGGCAATTTTTTTCTTGGGATGGGAGCAAGTTACCTTGGTAAAAATCTGAAGCTAGAGCTTAAATTGGGTGGATTGCTAAGTGCGATCGCCCATTAATTAATCATATAATATTTTAGTTTATAATTCGAGTATTTAAACATATTTTTCAGACATTATTCCTGAATTAAAAGCAGCTAAAACTATTTAATATAACTGTTGTGGCTGATAGTTAATTCAGTCTTTAGTTCAATATGATTACAGAGTGCGATCGCCTAAAATTTTCAGCAACAGCTAGGGCGTATCTCCACTTAATATAAGACATAATATTCTACCAAAGAGGATACAAAACCATATCAAGTTTTTAGGACTTTATTGCTGTAGTAAAGTCCAAATTTATGTGCTAAAAAAATATGTGAGTAAATCTTGAGCAACTGCTGAAATATTTTACATATATTGCCACCTAAAATCATATATTGGGTTTGCTCATGTTTAACAAATTATTACATAAGCAGCAATATTATTATCTATTGCTGTTCACATTGTTATTTATATCCCATTTAATCCCTGAAAAAGTAGAAGCTAAAACTATACCAATTCAAGGTTTAATCAATTCTCAGCCTACAGATAACCAAACTTTCGCTAATTATAAGTCTGGGAATAACATTAGATGTAATTCTATAAATACATGCACCGCACAAAATATAATTTCAGAACCGATTCAAGTTTTTCCGAATATTAATGATGCAAATATTCCAAACTTCTTTAATCCAATTCTCAACCCAGATTTTTATAATAATGAACCAGACACTACCAAGCCGACTAATCTAAATGAGCCACAACAAAATTTTGTTGACAACAAAAAAAATTTACAGCTATTAATACTTAACGCTCTGACTAACAGTGCGACGAGATATCCTTGGATAATTGACCCCAGATATAACTTAAATTTCACTACATCCACATTTAACCCTTTTAAAAATGCCAATTACATTGATTTTTCGATTAAGTTTTCTGCAAAAGATCCCATAGTTGAGCGATTCAATTTTGCACACTTTCAGCCAGCAGAGCAATTTTACTGGGTATTACCTAATAATCGAATTGTTGTAGAAACTCAAGGTTGGCAAAGTGGTATTTCATATCAAGGAGAAATCATAGATTTTGAACGTACCCAAATTGTGCGCTTAACGCAAAGGCTGTGGGGAATGCAAGTTGTTTCTTCCCTTCCGCCAGACTTTCAAGAACTAGTAGGAGGAACTAGCTTCAATCAATTTTCTATTCAATCAATTGCTGCTGAATTAATCAATCCAGTCGGTATTCCTGCACCGTCTGTTCAAATTAATAGTCCACTGACAGCCAATAGTTCACAAATAAATTCGATAGTTCCTAATATTTCTAGCTTGAGTACTAATCGTCCTCCTTTAATTTTACAATCTTTCCCTACGAATAACTTACAACCATTATTAGGAGATGTTAGCCTACATAGAGGTGAAATAGTTCCTCAAAATAATTTAAAACAAGCTGGTTTTATTTGGGGAAATCCTTTAACTAGTGAATTAACAAGATTTCAAGCCCAAACTACTTCGATACCAGGAATTAAACAAGGGAGTCGAGAACAATTTGATAACTCTGATTTGTTTGATATTTTGCTAAATCCTGATATTAGCAATCAGCAACGTAATTTATCTTACCTAAATTCGCTATTTTGGGTGACTTTAGGTCAACAACAAACTTTACTGAGAACTAGAGATAAAACAGAAAATCAAAATTGGCAGAGATTTTATTTCAGTCGTCCCCATAATCGGACTTTATTACAATACGATTCATTAGTCAACAAAGCAACTTACACTAATATTTATAGTAATCCTGGTGTTTCTCTGTCTTTTTCTCTTGATCAAATAGATGTAGATCAAATCCAAACTGCTAATACTTCTCTGGGAATGCTATTGGGAGGAGTTTTTGAATTTATTCATCCTCCTGAAATAGCCAACAGTTTAGAAGAAGCTAAAACGCAGTTATCTCGACAAGAAAATTTTGCACCTATTAACTCAAAAGCTACGCCAGAACAAAGAAGAAAAATTAATCAACTTCTCAACAGAACATTGTTTTTAGGTAATCGAACAAGTAGTTTAGAGCAAATTTCTGGAAGTTATACTTTTCCCGGTAAAATCACACCAACTAGTTCTAGCATTTTTCAAATTCGCGCAGGAAATTATCGTCGGGCTGTGCAGTTTATTCGTGGCGAACGTACTTGGAGAGAAGGTAAAACTTATATTTCTAAAATAGATGTTTCCAATCGCAGTTTTGGACGTTTAAGTTCTGTAAATGTGCCAATTCCTGCAAAACAAATACCGATAAGTACCAATAATCGCTCGTCAGCTTTACAAGTAGCTTTAATTAGTCCTAATGGTGAGAGTTTTGTTCAGAACTATAATTCATCTGATACTACAACAGTTCCAGTAAATATTCGTTCATTTGATTTGGCATTTGATAATATTGAACTCAGCCAAAATGGACGACTGATTACCCATATACAAACGTTTAATGGTTATTTATCTTTACCTGCAATCGAAACTTTATGGGCTG
This window contains:
- a CDS encoding TIGR03643 family protein translates to MKLPNLELQTIDRIIEMAWEDRTPFEAIEAQFGLEEKQVIALMRQQMKPSSFRMWRERVTQRKTKHLNKREFVAGRFKSQNQK
- a CDS encoding RNA-binding S4 domain-containing protein — encoded protein: MIKLDQFLKFLGIAPTGGQAKLMIINGDVKVNGVVETRRGRKLVSSDQVTVDGKVFTVEDVIE
- a CDS encoding DOPA 4,5-dioxygenase family protein yields the protein MTQNNLSQSIRENSSIIGFHAHIYYDPETRDVAAQIREELGTRFEVILGRWRDQPVGPHPKSMYQVAFAPDQFPQVVPWLMLNRRGLDVLVHPETGDDVTDHTAHALWLGNKLELNIQVLQR
- a CDS encoding class I SAM-dependent methyltransferase translates to MSTGKTLNLTQNLYEYLLSVSLREPEVLLQLRQETAQHPRANMQVAPEQGQFLAFLVKLIGAKKTLEVGVFTGYSSLSVALALPPDGKIIACDVSEEFTSVARRYWEKVGVADKIDLRLAPATETLESLLAQGQAETFDFAFIDADKENYYRYYELALQLVRPGGLIAIDNVLWSGRVLQPELQDSSTTAIREFNSKLAEDDRIDLSLIAIADGLTLARKRH
- a CDS encoding GNAT family N-acetyltransferase encodes the protein MQSLETFKTHRLLAERLQFQHLNELNRMHQNKQVMATLGGVRSDEETRLFIFNNLHHWQRYGYGLWVFRDKINHQFVGRAGLRNTEIDGINEVELAYALMAKFWGQGLATEMGEKILQIGFEILNLQEVVCFTLTTNQASQRVMEKLGFKYEREMIYANLPHLFYRFKA
- a CDS encoding SDR family NAD(P)-dependent oxidoreductase produces the protein MPFKENFNNANAITIGASQGIGLGFVKQLIQDIRVNKIYATYRQEETAQELLDLTEEYPDKLTSLQMDITDESQIVTVVKNISAQINKLHLVINCVGLLHEGDLQPEKSLKHINPENLLRYFQINSIGAVLLAKHLLPLFRHPEPSVFASISAKVGSIGDNQLGGWYGYRASKAALNMLMRTTAIEYGRSSPQTLVITLHPGTTDTRLSRPFQRNVPPEKLFSVERTVSQLLTVIEKLEPGDSGQFFSWDGSKLPW